A portion of the Naumovozyma castellii chromosome 2, complete genome genome contains these proteins:
- the NCAS0B06880 gene encoding uncharacterized protein (ancestral locus Anc_2.174): protein MTWMHAYRTCLISHTQTLFQRPTLPFKRNSVQATKNQHIYFTFFRNRYRSHTIEKMEKDSYTTEFESLFGSSNEPNKQTIDAFSGENMMDATTTTSNNHISNSNNPDITLDDGTPHLLLEQLAYVDNFIPSLDTQPAHTNPGDDPNFDSWFMNNFNSTSNSNSTSNSSPNTIINSSNSYQSINSDERLALELNAFAAETFIFPDEDKPNNGNPNDFQMNNQSPEDDNLMGMQPKIQGLHFLTQRRNNFLASQYDQSKSRISSKTKLNPKRNSPTPLQDHGSFTNFNISTNEPPTETGTSISSTMDTPNSNMTSEASSTSVPNIQMPDYSSISTSTLVALLPKVTVPPSAFNALLDAGFKPDQIYAIAAIMAYHEKQKLKLSNTFIPTDIQQMEATPQNANATNLLQLLTGSPAPQNAPGAIEPEVKQLQQQQSEKSAFNTALLESVFELGIRKRESPPSDQSDVTDEPLKRRKTEIKTEMSPKHSLIQRSASYDAPQMTTLLPKRAKSEVQEIKSTLKENPHQRKKVKEQELQGSINELSELALSLQQRINTLEMENNVLQKLVHSSGDINTLKPTDQ from the coding sequence ATGACATGGATGCATGCATACCGTACCTGCCTGATCAGTCATACTCAAACTCTATTTCAACGTCCAACATTACCATTTAAACGCAACTCTGTCCAGGCAACAAAAAACCaacatatatatttcacATTCTTTCGCAACAGATATAGGAGTCacacaattgaaaaaatggaaaaggATTCATACACGACTGAATTTGAGTCTCTCTTTGGAAGTAGCAACGAGCCAAACAAGCAAACAATAGACGCTTTCTCCGGTGAAAATATGATGGATGCCACTACCACCACAAGTAATAATCATATCAGCAACAGCAATAACCCCGATATTACTCTCGATGACGGAACTCCGCATCTACTCCTCGAGCAACTAGCTTACGTAGACAATTTCATACCTTCGTTGGACACTCAACCCGCCCATACCAACCCAGGTGATGACCCAAATTTCGATTCATGGTTcatgaataattttaattcaacttcaaattcaaattcaactTCCAATTCAAGCCCAAACACAATAATCAACAGTTCAAATTCATATCAGAGTATAAACTCCGATGAAAGATTGGCGCTAGAATTGAATGCCTTCGCAGCAGAAACTTTTATCTTCCCAGATGAAGACAAGCCAAATAATGGAAATCCAAATGATTTCCAAATGAATAATCAAAGTCCAGAAGATGATAATCTAATGGGCATGCAACCCAAGATACAAGGTCTTCATTTCCTCACgcaaagaagaaacaatttcTTAGCATCACAATACGACCAATCGAAATCAAGGATATCATCCAAGACTAAACTCAACCCAAAAAGAAATAGTCCCACTCCATTGCAAGATCATGGGAGTTTTACTAATTTCAACATTTCCACCAATGAACCACCAACAGAAACTGGCACATCCATCTCCTCCACCATGGATACCCCAAATAGTAACATGACATCCGAGGCATCTTCCACATCCGTACCCAATATCCAAATGCCAGACTATAGTTCCATCTCTACATCCACGCTGGTTGCTTTGCTCCCGAAAGTGACAGTCCCACCTTCCGCATTCAACGCTTTACTCGATGCTGGTTTTAAACCAGATCAGATTTATGCCATTGCCGCCATCATGGCGTATCATGAGAAGCAGAAATTGAAGCTATCTAACACCTTTATACCAACAGACATTCAGCAGATGGAAGCAACACCGCAGAATGCCAATGCAACAAATTTGTTACAATTGTTAACGGGTTCACCAGCACCACAAAATGCACCTGGAGCTATAGAACCAGAAGTCAAGCAGCTCCAGCAGCAACAGAGCGAGAAGTCTGCTTTCAACACCGCATTATTGGAATCTGTCTTCGAATTAGGCATCAGAAAGAGAGAATCACCACCATCAGACCAGAGTGATGTGACCGATGAGccattgaaaagaagaaagacaGAAATTAAAACTGAGATGAGTCCGAAACACTCACTGATACAAAGGTCTGCATCATACGATGCACCACAAATGACGACCTTGCTGCCGAAGAGAGCCAAGAGTGAAGTacaagaaataaaatcCACATTGAAGGAAAACCCTCATCAGAGGAAGAAAGTGaaggaacaagaattgCAGGGCTCCATCAACGAATTAAGCGAATTGGCTCTTTCTTTGCAACAAAGGATAAATACCCTGGAGATGGAAAATAACGTCTTGCAAAAATTGGTCCATTCTAGTGGCGACATAAATACTTTGAAGCCCACTGATCAATAA
- the RGS2 gene encoding GTPase-activating protein RGS2 (ancestral locus Anc_2.173) translates to MSTSPHPPTLYDILEDVQLKTQCQVNGTPDQYLPRNQSVPYTLVNFEKFLRHCHCEENLLFLEATQRFVVPTRERTKDRLAQFDLQAWNESVYERFISSEADLQCNFPQDITRKFEVCYKRGVPPTQEMIFSARQHVVKLLLEVYRQFLSSVNSNKRNYIIEEEEEEDIQSIMTDISDYDYTSLQQQPPPQDVDSQRQNMWSSTDSNKQRLEKSTSLGGQERINDSIRYLNEEHNANVKTGHDLRKSKTIEAGYRSNKFLDSSRKFLNKLKIKSKKTSNI, encoded by the coding sequence ATGTCCACCAGCCCACACCCACCCACACTGTACGATATTCTAGAAGACGTGCAATTGAAAACGCAATGCCAGGTCAACGGCACGCCGGATCAATACCTACCGAGGAACCAAAGTGTCCCTTACACGTTAgtgaattttgaaaaattcctGCGTCACTGCCATTGCGAGGAgaatttgttgttcttggaAGCCACACAGAGGTTCGTGGTGCCGACGAGGGAAAGAACTAAGGATCGATTGGCTCAGTTTGATTTACAGGCTTGGAATGAATCCGTTTATGAAAGGTTTATTTCTTCTGAGGCGGATCTGCAGTGTAATTTCCCACAGGATATTACGAGGAAGTTCGAGGTTTGTTATAAGAGAGGGGTGCCGCCTACTCAGGAAATGATTTTTAGTGCCAGGCAACATGTGGTCAAGTTATTATTGGAAGTTTATAGACAGTTCTTGTCTAGTGTCAATTCCAACAAGAGGAACTATATcattgaagaggaagaggaggaggaCATCCAGAGTATCATGACTGACATAAGTGATTACGATTATACAAGTTTACAGCAGCAGCCACCACCTCAAGATGTGGATTCCCAGAGGCAGAATATGTGGTCTTCCACGGATTCTAATAAGCAGCGATTGGAGAAATCCACGTCTTTGGGCGGACAGGAACGTATCAATGATTCCATTAGATATTTGAATGAGGAACATAACGCCAATGTGAAGACCGGTCATGATCTGAGAAAGTCCAAGACCATTGAAGCTGGGTACCGTAGCAACAAGTTTCTGGATTCCAGTCGCAAGTTTCTTAACAAGTTGAAGATCAAAAGTAAGAAGACCTCCAATATATAG
- the LEU9 gene encoding 2-isopropylmalate synthase LEU9 (ancestral locus Anc_2.172), with amino-acid sequence MVKQSLVSLAEHVSRASKTIKPVTLAYKNMLKDPSTKYHPFPAPKITNRKWPDNTIKKAPRWLSTDLRDGNQSLPDPMSVEQKKEYFHKLIDIGFKEIEVSFPSASQTDFDFTRYAVENAPDDVSIQCLVQSREHLIKRTVESLTGAKRATIHTYLATSDMFRDIVFNMSQEEAIQKAVEATKLVRKLTKDDPTQQATRWSYEFSPECFSDTPGDFAVQICEAVKEAWGPTVDNPIIFNLPATVEVATPNVYADQIEYFATHISEREKVCISTHTHNDRGCGVAASELGLLAGADRVEGCIFGNGERTGNVDLVTVALNMYTQGVSPNLDLSDIRSVIEVVERCNKIPVPQRAPYGGDLVVCAFSGSHQDAIKKGFSLQEKRRAKGETQWRIPYLPLDPKDIGRDYEAVIRVNSQSGKGGAAWIILRSLGLDVPRNMQIQFSTTVQDNADSVGRELKADEITNLFKKTYNFNNEQYKSVSLIDYDVQKVNNELRSLTGKVEINGKVVEIQGNGNGPISSMVDALSNLLNVKLAVENYTEHALGSGSSTQAASYIQIRYRTNESSDEVSYQWGIGVSEDVGDASVRAILSTVNSIIHNGGIELPSN; translated from the coding sequence ATGGTGAAACAATCTCTTGTATCCCTCGCTGAACACGTCAGCAGAGCTTCAAAGACAATAAAACCAGTAACACTAGCCTACAAGAACATGCTAAAGGACCCATCTACCAAGTACCATCCATTCCCAGCCCCAAAGATAACCAACAGGAAATGGCCAGACAACACCATAAAGAAGGCCCCCCGTTGGTTATCCACAGATCTAAGAGACGGGAACCAATCACTACCGGACCCCATGTCCGTGgaacaaaagaaggaaTATTTCCATAAATTGATCGATATCggtttcaaagaaattgaagtcTCGTTCCCCTCTGCTTCACAAACAGATTTCGATTTCACAAGGTATGCCGTCGAGAATGCCCCAGATGACGTTAGTATTCAATGTCTAGTGCAATCTCGTGAACATCTAATTAAGAGAACTGTCGAATCATTGACGGGCGCCAAGAGAGCCACTATCCATACATATTTGGCTACAAGTGACATGTTCAGAGATATAGTCTTTAATATGTCACAAGAGGAAGCCATTCAAAAGGCTGTCGAGGCAACCAAATTGGTGAGAAAATTGACTAAGGATGATCCAACACAACAAGCCACCAGATGGTCGTATGAATTCTCTCCAGAATGTTTCAGTGATACACCAGGTGACTTTGCTGTACAAATCTGTGAAGCCGTCAAGGAAGCTTGGGGGCCCACAGTCGATAACCCAATTATCTTCAACTTACCCGCTACCGTAGAAGTGGCCACTCCAAATGTTTATGCtgatcaaattgaatatttcgCTACCCATATCTCTGAACGTGAAAAAGTCTGTATCTCCACTCACACACATAATGATCGTGGTTGTGGTGTAGCTGCTTCTGAATTAGGTTTATTGGCAGGCGCAGACCGTGTGGAAGGTTGTATCTTTGGTAATGGGGAACGTACGGGGAATGTCGATTTGGTTACCGTTGCATTGAACATGTACACACAAGGTGTTTCCCCCAATTTGGATTTATCAGATATAAGATCAGTCATTGAAGTTGTTGAACGTTGTAATAAGATTCCCGTCCCACAAAGAGCACCATACGGTGGTGATTTGGTCGTTTGTGCCTTCTCTGGTTCTCATCAAGATGCCATTAAGAAGGGTTTCTCCCTACAAGAAAAGAGACGTGCTAAGGGTGAAACTCAATGGAGAATCCCATATTTACCATTGGATCCAAAGGATATTGGACGTGATTATGAAGCTGTCATTAGAGTTAATTCTCAATCTGGTAAGGGTGGTGCCGCTTGGATCATCCTAAGATCCCTAGGTTTGGACGTTCCAAGAAATATGCAAATTCAATTCTCCACTACGGTACAAGATAACGCCGACAGTGTTGGAAGAGAATTGAAGGCTGACGAAATCACAAACTTGTTCAAGAAGACttacaatttcaataacgAACAATACAAATCTGTCTCTCTGATCGATTATGACGTGCAAAAGGTTAACAACGAATTAAGATCTTTGACAGGTAAAGTAGAAATTAACGGTAAGGTGGTAGAAATTCAAGGTAATGGTAATGGTCCAATTTCATCCATGGTCGATGCCTTATCCAACTTGTTGAACGTCAAATTAGCTGTTGAAAACTATACTGAACACGCCTTGGGTTCCGGTTCTTCTACTCAAGCTGCTTCTTACATCCAAATTCGTTATAGAACAAATGAATCTTCCGATGAAGTCAGCTACCAATGGGGTATCGGTGTCTCAGAAGATGTGGGTGATGCCTCCGTGAGAGCTATTCTATCTACTGTGAATAGTATTATTCACAACGGTGGCATTGAATTACCATCCAACTGA
- the INP53 gene encoding phosphatidylinositol-3-/phosphoinositide 5-phosphatase INP53 (ancestral locus Anc_2.171), with product MNILLSTKPERRLAIVSNSYALILKSVGDKPSEKPFCAIELVPKEELKSQGFQPLTSNEVFGFIGLIEIDGLLFVGAITGKSRVAQPIPGETVNKIFAVDFFCLNDATWDFFEIDSSGYPVLPDTDQADFQEALPKQPCFELRRLLSNGSFYFSSDFDLTSSLQNRGFKDHSLSVDNFEDEYMWNSFLMQEIITYRDRLDPTAKQILDDEGFLTTVIRGFAETFITYVKKLKVAVTVISKQSWKRAGTRFNARGVDDESNVANFVETEFIMYSSQYCYAFTQIRGSIPVFWEQDTSLINPKVQITRSVEATQPVFDKHFINSIEKYGPVHVVNLLSTKASEIELSQRYKEHLQRSKNLKLGKDVIYTEFDFHKETAQEGFSGVKKVIPLIAQSLLRSGFFVYNVKEKKVLSTQLGVFRTNCLDCLDRTNLVQQTISFFAFRTFLEDYKLISGNTYIDEDDFVNKHNTLWADHGDQISQIYTGTNALKSSFSRKGKMSFAGALSDATKSVSRMYINNFMDKGKQQNIDTLLGRLPHQHAVKLYDPISDYVISELEAQSDKFTSYSTINILAGTFNVNGTNQRADLSKWLFPIGDKFKPDVVVLGLQEVIELTAGSILNADYSKGSFWENLVSDCLNQFNEKYLLLRVEQMTSLLILFFVKADKAKYVKQVEGATKKTGFGGMAGNKGAVAIRFEYGSTSFCFVNSHLSAGATNLDERRSDYENIEKGICFSRSKMIAHHDSIVWLGDMNYRIALPNEEVRAALANKSEGYMDKLLCFDQLSQEISSGSVFKGFREPTLKFPPTYKYDNGTNNYDSSDKARTPSWTDRIVYKGDNLHPLAYSDAPLLISDHKPVYGAYRARVMSTDEKVKLELSKSLYAGYKKLHPDETGSWSSQLLNLGLEDKDIIGQRLASNETRDFSLLDFDSSTPTSQSQSAITSNSTTPSIKSPTLAPTMRMGNTPMQEDAPKIKPVLRPPPPPAMKSLSSPPSNASSSISIAREASLLNKVTPTFANDQQVKSIVTNPGKKVPPPGFTDFVLTPSNTSGTASPFNSSSTTELNSNNENKTPVNIKEKGTITSPPGDDQRKVPSIQKKTLDTWQPLTPK from the coding sequence atgaatatattactCTCCACCAAACCGGAAAGGCGACTCGCCATCGTTTCCAACTCGTACGCACTGATTCTGAAATCAGTGGGTGACAAACCTTCTGAAAAACCATTCTGTGCTATTGAATTAGTCCCCAAGGAGGAACTAAAGAGCCAAGGATTCCAACCTTTAACCTCCAATGAAGTCTTTGGATTCATTGGATTAATCGAGATTGACGGGTTACTTTTCGTGGGTGCCATCACGGGGAAATCAAGGGTGGCTCAACCCATCCCAGGTGAAACTGTCAATAAGATATTCGCTGTGGATTTCTTCTGTTTGAATGACGCAACGTGGGACTTTTTTGAGATTGATTCGTCGGGGTACCCTGTGTTACCTGATACTGATCAGGCAGATTTCCAAGAGGCCTTACCGAAGCAACCATGTTTTGAATTGAGAAGATTATTGTCAAATGGATCCTTTTATTTTAGCTCAGATTTCGATTTGACTTCCAGTTTGCAAAATAGAGGTTTCAAAGATCATTCTTTGAGCGTCGATAATTTCGAAGACGAATACATGTGGAATTCTTTCCTCATGCAGGAAATTATCACATATAGAGATAGATTGGACCCAACAGCAAAACAGATACTGGATGACGAGGGGTTCTTGACCACTGTCATTCGTGGGTTCGCAGAAACTTTCATTACATAtgtgaagaaattgaaagttgCAGTCACTGTCATTTCGAAACAAAGTTGGAAAAGAGCTGGAACAAGGTTTAATGCACGTGGGGTGGATGATGAATCCAATGTAGCTAATTTTGTAGAGACGGAATTCATCATGTATTCTAGTCAATATTGTTATGCCTTCACGCAAATAAGAGGTAGTATACCTGTATTTTGGGAACAAGATACCTCATTAATTAATCCAAAAGTTCAAATTACTCGATCCGTGGAAGCCACTCAACCCGTGTTTGATAAAcatttcattaattcaattgaaaaatacgGACCTGTTCATGTTGTGAACTTGTTGTCAACAAAGGCATCCGAAATTGAATTATCACAACGTTATAAGGAACATTTACAAAGATCAAAGAATCTTAAATTAGGTAAAGATGTTATCTATACTGAGTTTGATTTTCATAAGGAGACTGCACAAGAGGGGTTTTCGGGAGTAAAAAAGGTCATTCCATTAATTGCACAATCATTACTTAGATCCGGCTTCTTCGTTTACAATGTTAAGGAGAAGAAAGTATTATCCACTCAACTCGGCGTGTTTAGAACCAACTGTTTGGATTGTTTAGATAGAACCAATTTAGTACAACaaacaatttcattttttgcCTTCAGAACTTTTCTCGAAGATTATAAGTTAATCTCAGGGAACACCTATAtcgatgaagatgatttcGTCAATAAACATAACACACTATGGGCTGATCATGGTGACCAAATTTCACAAATTTATACAGGTACAAATGCATTGAAATCATCATTCTCAAGAAAGGGTAAAATGTCCTTTGCAGGGGCACTTTCTGATGCAACAAAATCAGTTAGTAGGATGTACATTAACAATTTTATGGACAAGGGCAAACAACAAAACATAGATACCTTATTAGGGAGATTACCACACCAACATGCCGTTAAATTATATGATCCAATAAGTGACTATGTTATTTCGGAACTTGAAGCTCAATCAGACAAATTTACTTCTTACTCTACCATTAACATCCTTGCAGGCACTTTCAATGTTAATGGGACAAATCAAAGAGCCGATCTATCCAAATGGTTGTTCCCAATTGGAGATAAGTTCAAACCTGACGTTGTGGTTCTTGGCTTACAAGAAGTCATTGAATTGACAGCAGGTTCAATCCTTAATGCAGATTACTCAAAGGGCTCATTCTGGGAAAATCTTGTAAGTGATTGTTTGAATCAATTCAATGAGAAATATCTACTTCTAAGAGTGGAACAAATGACGTctcttttaattttattttttgttaaGGCTGATAAAGCAAAATATGTTAAACAAGTGGAAGGTGCCACCAAGAAAACTGGGTTTGGTGGTATGGCAGGTAATAAAGGTGCAGTTGCCATCAGATTTGAGTATGGTAGTACTTCTTTCTGTTTTGTTAATAGCCATTTGTCTGCAGGTGCGACAAACCTGGATGAACGTCGCAGTGATTACGAAAATATAGAGAAAGGTATATGTTTCTCTCGTTCCAAGATGATAGCACATCATGACTCCATCGTTTGGTTAGGTGACATGAATTATAGAATTGCATTGCCAAATGAAGAAGTAAGAGCAGCACTTGCGAATAAAAGTGAAGGTTACATGGACAAGCTACTCTGTTTTGATCAATTAAGCCAAGAGATCTCATCAGGTTCTGTTTTTAAGGGATTTAGAGAAccaactttgaaatttcctCCGACATataaatatgataatgGAACAAATAATTATGATTCCTCTGATAAGGCAAGAACACCATCTTGGACTGATAGAATTGTTTATAAGGGGGACAACTTACATCCACTGGCTTATTCCGATGCTCCATTACTCATAAGTGACCATAAACCTGTCTATGGAGCCTATCGTGCAAGAGTTATGTCAACAGATGAGAAGGTTAAATTAGAGCTTTCCAAGAGTTTATATGCAGGTTATAAAAAATTACATCCGGATGAAACGGGAAGTTGGTCATCTCAACTACTTAATTTGGGATTAGAGGACAAAGATATAATAGGTCAAAGATTAGCATCAAACGAAACGAGAGACTTTAGCTTACTCGATTTTGACAGTAGTACACCTACATCGCAATCACAATCAGCGATTACTTCCAACTCAACAACTCCATCAATTAAATCACCAACTCTGGCTCCAACTATGAGGATGGGGAACACGCCAATGCAGGAAGATGCCCCTAAAATTAAGCCAGTTTTACGTCCGCCACCACCACCTGCTATGAAATCGCTATCATCACCGCCTTCTAATGCAAGTTCCTCCATATCAATTGCCAGAGAAGCCTCTCTTCTAAACAAAGTAACACCAACTTTCGCAAACGATCAACAAGTTAAATCTATAGTGACTAATCCTGGGAAGAAGGTACCACCTCCAGGATTTACTGATTTTGTTCTTACGCCAAGTAATACTAGTGGAACTGCCTCACCCTTTAATAGTAGCTCAACAACTGAACTGAATAGTAACAATGAAAACAAGACTCCCGTCAATATCAAGGAAAAGGGTACAATTACATCTCCACCGGGGGATGACCAACGTAAAGTTCCAAGTATCCAAAAGAAAACTCTAGATACATGGCAACCTTTGACTCCCAAATAA
- the YAF9 gene encoding YEATS domain-containing protein YAF9 (ancestral locus Anc_2.170) has product MAPVVSKRIKTLSVRRPILYGNTAKKLGEIRPANAPVEHTHLWTIFIKGPQNENISYFIKKVVFKLHETYPNPTRVIEHPPFELTETGWGEFDINVKIYFVDEANEKMISFYHRLRLHPYTMSATGTKLPGTDITITESGEVRSIFYDEVVFNEPNENFFKILMSTPGNLLPSNKTEDCIFSKQLEREEIDRIDMAMEKVDKEIEELKQKLAVGITE; this is encoded by the coding sequence ATGGCACCAGTAGTTAGTAAGAGAATAAAGACTCTATCCGTGAGGAGGCCAATATTATACGGGAATACAGCAAAGAAGTTAGGTGAAATAAGACCCGCCAACGCACCGGTCGAGCATACTCATCTTTGGACAATATTCATCAAGGGTCCTCAGAATGAGAATATTTCATATTTTATCAAGAAAGTAGTCTTTAAGTTGCACGAGACATATCCAAACCCTACAAGAGTTATTGAACATCCTCCATTTGAGTTGACAGAAACAGGTTGGGGTGAGTTCGATATCAATGTGaagatatattttgttgATGAAGCCAATGAAAAGATGATAAGTTTTTACCATCGCTTAAGATTACATCCGTATACCATGTCAGCCACTGGTACCAAACTTCCTGGGACTGATATTACAATAACTGAAAGTGGAGAAGTCCGTTCGATATTTTATGATGAAGTAGTATTTAATGAACctaatgaaaatttcttcaagatcTTAATGTCAACACCTGGAAACCTTCTTCCTTCGAATAAAACAGAGGATTGTATATTTTCTAAGCAACTAGAGCGTGAGGAAATTGATAGAATTGACATGGCCATGGAAAAAGTggataaagaaattgaggAATTGAAACAGAAACTAGCAGTAGGGATAACGGAATGA
- the TFC7 gene encoding transcription factor TFIIIC subunit TFC7 (ancestral locus Anc_2.169), with translation MTVQTIYIARHGYRSNWLPEGPYPSPPTGIDSDVPLAEHGVHQAKELAHYLLSIDNQPELIFSSPFYRCVQTSKPIAGLLEVPVLVERGIGEWYKPDRPVIPVPATIDVLNNFFKPMINEEWESCLIPSDKGETEADIFDRCKRFWPLFIAKVEKEFPNVETILLVTHAASKIALGLNLLGLKTCRDFIDDEGNTIRCGSCSLDKYELIKPKKNSDNNESDEEDAEDIPFEKRKWVLTMNGNTEFLRGGEEMDWNFQRNVEAGSNADVVARSSGNNASNSTETETEIETETIYVSVDLPSKSYKKKTELPRTAMFQYSGLETEAPLFKIGDKVYEGNWQKFLGTEIAFPDAATLNKKTAYTSTDTATPTEDRHNEEKEYEENEDEDEERKVDSNKTELENAEKIYRITDRIGLVNLRPI, from the coding sequence ATGACCGTACAAACCATCTACATCGCCAGACATGGATACAGATCCAATTGGCTTCCAGAAGGACCATATCCTTCCCCACCAACTGGTATCGACTCCGATGTTCCATTAGCTGAGCATGGTGTACATCAAGCGAAAGAACTGGCTCATTACTTGCTCTCCATCGATAACCAGCCTGAATTGATTTTTTCCTCTCCATTCTACAGATGTGTACAGACAAGTAAACCAATTGCTGGTCTTCTGGAAGTTCCTGTGCTTGTAGAACGAGGCATTGGGGAATGGTACAAACCAGATAGACCTGTTATCCCAGTTCCAGCTACTATTGATGTCttgaacaatttttttaaaccTATGATTAACGAAGAATGGGAGTCATGTTTGATACCTAGTGATAAAGGTGAGACAGAAGCTGATATTTTTGATAGATGCAAGAGGTTTTGGCCGCTTTTCATAGCCAAAGTGGAGAAGGAATTCCCAAATGTAGAGACAATATTATTAGTGACTCATGCTGCAAGTAAAATAGCGTTGggattgaatttattaggATTGAAAACTTGTAGGGACTTCATAGACGATGAGGGCAACACAATCAGATGCGGTAGTTGTTCACTTGATAAATATGAATTGATcaaaccaaagaagaactcggataataatgaaagtgACGAGGAAGATGCTGAAGATATCCCATTCGAAAAACGTAAGTGGGTCCTGACAATGAATGGTAATACTGAGTTCTTAAGAGGTGGTGAGGAAATGGATTGGAATTTTCAGAGGAATGTTGAAGCTGGTTCTAACGCAGACGTTGTTGCTAGATCATCTGGCAATAATGCATCCAATTCTACCGAAACTGAAACAGAAATagaaacagaaacaatTTATGTCAGCGTTGATCTACCGAGTAAAAGCtataagaaaaaaacagAGCTTCCTAGAACTGCAATGTTTCAGTATTCAGGTCTAGAGACAGAAGCACCATTGTTTAAGATTGGTGACAAGGTTTATGAAGGGAATTGGCAAAAATTCCTTGGGACTGAGATAGCATTTCCAGATGCAGCTACTTTGAATAAGAAAACGGCTTATACCTCAACAGATACTGCGACACCAACGGAGGATCGCCATAACgaagaaaaggaatatgaagaaaatgaggatgaagacgaagaaAGGAAGGTTGACTCTAATAAAAcagaattagaaaatgCTGAGAAAATTTACAGAATTACTGACAGAATTGGATTAGTGAATCTTCGCCCAATTTAA
- the NCAS0B06940 gene encoding nucleotide diphosphatase (ancestral locus Anc_2.168), with amino-acid sequence MTLSKTIQGISSKYNIILASSSPRRYEIVHDIMGFADIQIMKPSFEENLDKSIYADNPIGYVEETSLQKAQGIIHDFSVNSAELEANCKPKLIICADTIIIDNENRILEKPKIKEIQLSNLKHFCYETDDPVRVVTAVTIIQWKSKNNYQIKRVTDTTKVYFDGTLPLSVLEDYVESGDGLLVAGGFKIQSIGGVMIEKIEGDYYNVVGLPLNKTFKCILGLLELS; translated from the coding sequence ATGACACTCAGCAAGACCATTCAAGGcatttcttccaaatacAACATTATTCTTGCCAGTTCCTCACCGAGAAGATATGAGATTGTCCATGATATTATGGGGTTTGCAGAtatccaaataatgaaaccGTCCTTCGAGGAAAATTTGGACAAAAGTATATATGCAGACAACCCAATAGGATATGTGGAGGAAACTTCGTTACAAAAGGCTCAAGGTATCATACACGACTTTTCCGTGAATAGTGCTGAACTGGAGGCCAATTGCAAGCCAAAGTTAATTATTTGTGCAGATACGATTATTATAGACAATGAGAATAGAATACTTGAAAAACCCAAAATTAAAGAGATTCAATTGAGTAATTTAAAACATTTTTGTTATGAAACGGATGATCCAGTCAGAGTTGTAACAGCAGtaacaataattcaatggaaatctaaaaataattatcaaattaaaCGTGTTACTGATACTACTAAGGTATACTTTGATGGAACACTACCATTGAGTGTACTTGAAGATTATGTGGAATCAGGGGATGGCCTTCTTGTCGCAGGAGGATTCAAAATCCAATCCATAGGTGGAGTTATGATTGAGAAGATCGAGGGTGATTATTATAATGTAGTTGGTTTACCATTAAATAAGACATTCAAGTGCATTTTGGGGCTATTAGAGCTTTCCTGA